The genomic interval AAAGATCCGATGCCCACAAGAACTCCTGCTGGCGAATGAGAATAGAGTTCTGGAAAAATCGCCAGAGCGTAATCAAGATAGGCAGCTGCAGCAAGTTAGGCAGACATCCGCCCAGCGGATTGACGCCCTCTTCTTTATAAAGTTTCATCGTTTCCTTTTGCTGCTTCTCGGGATCATCTTCATACTTCTCCTTAATCTCCTCCATTTTGGGCTGCAGCTCTTTCATGGCTGCCATACTGCGGTAACTTTTCTTGGTCAACGGATACAGTATCATCTTCACTAAGATAGCAAACAGGATAATGGCAAAACCCATCCCCATATATCCGTCCACAAGACCAAAATAAGGGATAATGATATATTCAACGATCGGATCAGACATCCAGCTGAGCCACGAATATCCGGTATCCACCATTCCGTAAGCCTGGCTGTCATAAGCATGCAGCGCATCATATGACATAGGGCCTGCAAAAAGCTGAAATGAGATATTGCCCCGCTGCGAAATGTTGCTAGAAATATACGACGTATAACGATGGTTTGTTAATGAATCATCGGCAGGACCGGTTTGTTCACCAGTCAACAGTGCACCCTGCGTAGTGTTCGATGTCTTTATAATTTGCGTAAAGAACTTGGTCCGGGTAGACACCCAGCTAATAGAACCATTATAATCCTGCTCATTGCTACCCGCTTCACTAACCTTCAGGCGCTCCATTTCTCCACCGGTATAAACGTAAGCAGCAGCATAACGGGCTTCGGTAGTTGCGGGATTTTTTTCCGTAAAGTTAAGCGGAGCTGTCCATCCAAAATCCACTTCCCCACCTATAATATTACGTTCCAGCCCTTCAAAAGAAATGTCAAGTCCAATTTCGTGTGAACTTCCACTAAAAGTATAGGTATAAACCACTCGCTTGTTATCACTAATATTGAGTGCATACTTCAGCTGCGTTGTATCATTTTTAGTAATATTTATAGAATCCGCATTGGTAAGCGGTTTAAATACAAGCTTGTCGGTTTCTACATTGTAATTTTCGTCCGTTAAAAACCCCATTGAATAAGCCGAACGCGACATACCTTTTATCATGTGCACCGGCTTGTGATCCCAAGTTTCGTAATCTTTTAAAACAATTTGAGAAGGACCTGCTCCCAGATTGGTAAATGTTGCCCGATACAGAGGAGTTTTCACAATTGTTTCAGTAGTATCAGCCACGCTGGCTGTAGAAAACATCCCCATTTGCTCTTGTCCCTCTTCGGATTGCGTAGTTTCAGCAGGAGATTCCGATGATACTTCTTGGGATGCGGTAACATCTTGTGTATCACTATTTTCTGGCTGAACAGGTGTTTGTTGGGTATCAGCCTGCGCAGCAGCAATACTATCCTGACGCGCCTGTTCCTTTCGTTGTTTCAATTCTTCTTGCGATGGCATGGAAAAGTAGGCCCATGCAATCATCACTATAAAAATTAATACTAAACCGGTTACTGTATTACGATCCAAGAGAAGTCCTCAATTAAATTTTCGGGTTGCTGTGTTGTTCGGGCACGGGGTCATGGCCACCGTCACTCCAAGGATGACATCGCGATATGCGTTTTACTGTTAACCAAAAACCTTTAAAAGCACCGTGTTTCCGAAACGCCTCGATACTGTATTGACTGCAGGTGGGATGGTAGCGGCAACTGCTGGGCATCCACGGAGAAATTATGTTCTGATACAAACGGATAAGCCCGATAAATAAATATTTCATGATTTGCTATCTCCCGAGATGGGATCTTTATTACAAAGATGCTCGATCAACATCACCACATCTTGCTCTACATCTTCATAGGATACACCAACAGATTTTGCCATAAAAGCCCCATGTAGTGTAACCTGAAGCTCATTAAGAACGCCAGTAAGCTTGTGCTGATGGTGCCGATAGGCTTCTTTCAAAAGCCGCCTCATCCTGTTGCGTTTGGTAGCCTTACCCAGACTTTTTTTAACAATAAAGCCCATTTGACATCCAAAAGAGGTGTTATCTACAATTTGAAACCGTAAATCAACACGGGTCTCTCGGATGACACAGGCATCCCGCTGAAAGAGACGCGAAAAATTCTTTCGGCCCCGCAGGATTTTAGCTCTGGGTAAGCTGTAATCATCATGGGAGCTCGAAGCGTTACTTCGGCCCTTTCTCATTACTGACTGTTAAGTTATGACGTCCTTTTTTGCGACGCTTCTTAAGCACTTTTTTTCCATTTTTACTACTTTTCCGCTTACGGAAACCGTGCTTCTTCTTGCGCTTTTTATTACTAGGTTGATACGTACGTTTCATAACAACAATTTTTTAATGAAATTTTGATTCTCAAACAGACTCCTAAAATAAAAATAAATTTAGACAATAAGAACCATAATTTATCGGTTATATCAATCCAAGGGCAGAAATAATCATTCGTAAAAACTAAATTATACTGTCAATTCATTTGAACAGGCTCTCTGTAAGCTGTAACTTTAATAGATCATATAAATTACACGAGGACAACCTTATTTTATGTTCGAGAATTTAGGCGATACAGTAAGCAACGTTTTAACAAGTATCTTCGGATCCAAGAGCGAGCGTGACCTTAAGAAAATCTGGCCCATGGTTGAAGAGGTTAACGAACACTACGAAGGGCTGGAAGAACTTTCTGATGACGAGCTCAAACAAAAGACTCAAGACTTTCGGGATAAAATCAGCAGTGCTACCGAAGAAGTCGAAGAAGAAATTAACAGTATTAAGCAACGGCTTAACGGCGGTGAACAACTCTCGGTAGATGAACGTGCACAACTGGCCGAAGAGCTGGAAGAACTGGAAGAAGAACAGACCGATATTATTGAAGATACGCTGATGGAAATTATGCCGGAAGCTTTTGCCGTCATGAAAGACACCTGCCGGCGCTTTCTGGGTGAAAAATGGATGGTCGGCGGCAGCATGAATGAATGGGGGATGGTACCCTATGACGTGCAAATAGCCGGTGCTATTGCCATGCACCAAGGCAAAATTGCAGAGATGAAAACCGGTGAAGGTAAGACGCTAGCTGCTATTATGCCGGCCTATCTCAATGCACTCAGCGGACGCGGTGTTCATATTGTAACTGTTAATAATTATCTAGCCAAGCGAGATGCTGAATGGAATGAACCGCTGTTTAATTTTCATGGTCTCGAAGTGGATTGTGTAGATCTTTATGAACCTAACTCTGAGCAGCGTCGCCAAGCCTATCGTGCCGACATTACCTATGGCACCAATAATGAATTTGGGTTCGACTATCTGCGTGACAATATGGTCAGTAACTCTGATCAGTTGGTACAGCGCGATCACAATTTTGCCATCATTGACGAGATTGACTCGATCTTAATTGATGAGGCCCGAACACCGCTCATCATTTCCGGACCCGTTCCCGAAGATAACAGATCTGAAAAATATGAAGAGCTTAAACCACGCGTAAAATCACTGGTTAGTGCACAGAAAAAACTAGTTGCATCATTCGTTAAAGAAGGACAACAGCTACTCGATGAGGGTAAAGAAGAAGAGGCTGGGTTAGCACTGTATCGAGCACAGCGGGGCTTCCCAAAGAACAAAAAGTTTCGCAAGATGATGCAGATCCCTAAGAACCAAAAGCTGGTACAAGAAACTGAATCATTTTACTTGCAAGATAACGCACGTCGCCTCCCTGAAGTTGACCAAGCCCTTTACTATTCGGTCGATATGAAGAAAAATAGTATCGAGATGACTGAAAAGGGACAGGAGTTCTTGCTGGAAGAGGACGAGGATGAAGAGTTTTTCGTCATTCCCGATCTGGGCACCGAAACCACCCAAATTGAGGAAGAAATTGATGCTCTTCGGGAAGAAAAGATTCAGGAGATAAAAGAAAACGATGAGTTCAGTGAAGAATACAAGGAAGAAAAAATTGCTGAAGCTAAGCAAGAAGTTGAACAAGAACGAGAACGACGCTTTAATGAGCTGCATCGCCTGTTTGCCGAACGAAGCGATCGCCTCCATACGATCAACCAGCTATTAAAAGCTTACACGCTCTTTGAACGCGAAGAGGAATACATTGTACAAGAAGGTAAGGTTCAAATTGTGGATGAGCATACTGGTCGCGTACTTTCGGGCCGGCGCTACTCCGACGGACTCCACCAGGCTATTGAGGCCAAGGAAAATGTAACGGTTGAAGCTTCTACTCAGACTTATGCTACAATTACGCTGCAAAACTACTTCCGGATGTATAATAAGCTCTCCGGGATGACAGGTACCGCGGCTACTGAAGAAGGGGAGTTCAATGAAATATATGACCTTGATGTAGTAATCATCCCCACGAATGAACCGGTAATCCGTGATGACAAAGAAGATCTGGTATTCCGTACCAAGCGCGAAAAGTACAATGCTGTAATACAAAAAATTGACGAATATCACGAAAAGGGACAGCCAGTGCTTGTTGGTACTACCAGCGTAGATGTATCTGAAACCATCAGCCGCATGCTGAAAAAAGAAAATATACCGCACAATGTTCTCAACGCTAAACATCACGCCAAAGAAAGTGACATTGTAGAAAGTGCCGGTCAGCCGGGTGCCATTACCGTAGCCACCAACATGGCTGGTCGTGGTACGGATATTAAATTAGCTCCGGGTGTTAAAGAAAAAGGAGGATTAGCTATCTTGGGAACAGCACGTCACGAGTCTCGGCGTATTGACCTACAGCTCCGTGGACGTGCCGGACGGCAGGGAGATCCGGGTGAATCTCAATTCTATGTTTCGCTCGAAGACGATCTCATGCAGCTATTCGGCTCAGATCGCGTTGCCAACGTCATGGATCGGCTGAATTTTGAAGAAGGCGAAGTAATTACACACTCATGGATTACCAAATCACTAGAGCGCGCCCAAAGCAAGGTTGAACAAAACAACTTCAGCATCCGTAAGAAACAGCTTGAATACGATGACGTGCTCAACAACCAGCGTGAGGTCATCTACAAGCGCCGAAAACACGCCCTTTCCGGTGAACAGCTGCGCAGCGACATCTATGATATGCTCGAAGAGTTGGTGGCAAATGTAGTTAACGAACACTATCCACAGGGAGAACTTGAAGAACTGAAAAATACGATTCTTCGTCTTCTAGCCGTGGATATTAAACTGGATCGTGATGAGATGGGCCAAATGGGTCCTGATGTGCTTATTGATCATATCATTGAGCGGGCCTACGAGGCTTATGAACAAAAAGAAGAAATGATTTCGGAACCACTGCACGAAGTCATTAAAAATATTGAGGATTCCGATGCCGACAATAAGCCCGATAAGGTACAAGTTATCTTTACAGACGGCATACGCCGCATGCGTGTAGTCGTTGACGTAGAAAGTGCTCTTGAAAATGAGGGACATGAAGTAGCCCGCGCATTGGAACGCACTGCTGTACTTTCCACTATTGATAGTAAATGGATGGATCACCTGCGGGAGCTTGACGCCGTAAAAGAAGGTATTGGACTGCGGGCATATGGAAAAAAAGATCCATTGCTGGAATACAAACGCGAAGCATTTGAAATGTTTAAGCAGCTGCTCGATGAAATTAACCAAGAGGCTATATCACTGATTTGGAAGGCTATTCCCGAGATGCAGGCCGACCAGAAGAAGATGCAGCAAGCACCCGAAGAACGAGCCAAAGTTGACATGAATCGTGCCGAAACCAAACACTCTGATGCTACCAACATGGGCTTTAAGTCCGGTGCGAAACAACAGCAAAATGGTTCCGATGGTTCAGAACAGCAGCGCAGTGACCAAAAACCACAACCTGTTACTGTAGAAGAAGAGCCCGGGCGCAACGACTACGTCAAAATACAGGAAATGAGCAGTGGTGACGTTATCGATATTAAATGGAAAAAAGCCAAGCGCATGATTGAGGAGGACGGCTGGGTGCTTATTGAAAAATAGTCATGGAAGTTCTGGGAATAGATATCGACAGTTCAGGTATTAAAGGAGGTATTGTTGATACCCAAGAGGGCGAAATTATTTCTGATCGTCAACAGACCCCGCCGCTAGAAGACACCACTCCCCACAAGGTACTGGCACAAATTCATCAACTTGTAAAAAATAATTTTGATTGGGAGGGCCCCGTAGGATGTTCCCTGCCGGCTCCGGTTCGTAACGGTATAGTATTATCAGCACAGCGTATTGACAATTCGTGGGTGGATGCCAATGCCGAGCAACTCTTTTCTGATATCACAGATAATCCGGTGGTTGTTGTCAATAACACAGACGCCATGGGATTAGCCGAGATGTATTTTGGAGCAGGCCAAAACCAACGGGGGCTCACAATAGTATTGACCGTGGGTTCTTATATTGGCTCATCCCTGTTTCTGGATAACAAGCTTATCCCCAATACCGAACTGGGATATATGGAAATAGACAACAAAACAGCAGAGACTCATGCATCCAATAAGTCTCGGAAAGAAGAAGGACTACGCAAAAAAAGCTGGGCAAAACGAATAGAAAATGTCCTTAAACATTTTGAAACCATTTTCCATCCTAATCTTTTTATCCTTGGAGGAGAACTGGGCCAAAAGACTGAAAAAGTCTTTCCTTTTATAAAAATCACCACCTCGTTTAAAGCCGCTGACTTTCAAGAAGATGCCGCCATTGTTGGTGCTGCAATGGTTGCTGCCGACCACAAAGACAAAGTATTTTTCCGCTAACCTGTTATTTCTTATGGATGACGATTGTAACTCCAATTGTTACAAATGAGTAACCTCGACAAACTCAATCGTATTTCCGGACTGCCACCCGAAGAAACTATATTTCTTTCAAAATCATCGGTGATGTATTATGCAGCAGCTTTTTTAGGCGGTATTTGTACTTCCATTGCAACTTATTTACTTATAGCAATCATCCTGTTTAGATGGGTAGCTCCACCCACAACTTCTTTCATGCTACAGCGGCAGTTCGAAGCCCAGCAAAATAATCAATCTCTCGAACAGCAATATGATTGGCAAAACTGGGAAGCAATTGCTCCAGAAATTAAAATGGCAGCTATTACATCCGAAGATCAGCGGTTTGCCAAACACTGGGGCATTGATTTTAATTCTATCCAAAAAGCAATTAATGAATATGAGCGGGGAGAAGATCTGCGCGGCGCCAGCACCATTACGCAGCAGGTCGCTAAAAATTTATTCCTTTGGCCAAGCCAGTCCTATCTAAGAAAAGGCATTGAGGCTAATATTGCCCTATTTATTGAGTTACTTTGGTCCAAAAAGCGTATCCTCGAAGTATATTTGAATATTGTGGAGTTTGGGGACGGTATTTATGGCGTACAGGCCGCGGCCGAACGGTACTTCAATACAACAGCCGCAGACTTGTCGGCTTGGCAAAGTGCAATGATGGTAACGGCCCTGCCGGCCCCAAAGCGTTATAACCTGGCTAACCCTTCTCAATATATGCTGGAACGCCGCAGCTGGATTTTACGCTACATGCACCTGTTAGGTACACAACAATATTTGGATAAGCTAAAATGAGTAGAGTAAAAATATATTGTGCTCTTGCCCCTCTCATAAATCCTTTATTTATTGCCCAATTGAAAATGAAATAAGATTTCCCCGATGATGAAAAAACTGATCAACATTTGTCTACTACTTCTTTTTATTCCTGGTTTAGCACATGCACAGAGCGGCCTGGATACGCTGAGCCTGGAATCCATTTTTTATGAGCCGCTGCTGGCGGGTAACCGTCCCGACCTTACCACTTTTTCTCCTGACGGCTCCAAAATTTACTATCAGGCCAATGATTCAGCTATGACCAAGGAGGAACTATTCCAGGTAGGCTTGAACGGCAAAAACCGCAAACCGGCTCCAAAAGGAGTGAAAAATCGTTTCACTGTTTCTCCAAACGGACAAAAATTACTGTATAACGACCGTGGCGATATCTGGATGGCTAACCTGAATTTTGAGAATAAGCAGCAGCTCACAAAGTCCAAAGTGCCTGAATATAATGCCACGTGGTCTCCCGACGGCAAGCGCATTGCTTATGTACAAGAAGGGGATGTCTGGATCCTGGATATCAAAGGCTCGGGGCTCACCCAGGTAACATCCAAAAAAGAAGACCAGACCGGCTATAGTATTGCAGACTGGGCAGGCGATGACAAGATTATTCTTTCGCAGTATGATACTTCTGAGTACGAAGAATATTACTTTCCGGAATATGTCAATCACTATGTAAAAACCGGAGCAACTCGACGCGGTATAGCTCGTCAAATTTATTCGGTTGCGTATCTAGATTCCAGTAAGGTTGAACAAGTATATGAACACAAAGGCTACACCAGCTCCAGTATAAGCGCTGATGGACAGTACCTGGCACTCGATATTATGGGGCCGCCCATGAAGAAGCGCGATATCAAAGTATATGATATGGAGACCTCAAAATGGACTACTGTTTTTGAAGACTCCACTGACGGCTGGCTCTATGGTACGGAAATGGAGTTTGCTCCCAAAGGGCAAAAACTGATGTTTCAATCCGAAAGAGATGGCTGGAATCACATTTATACCATCAATCCCGATGGCTCTGAAATGAAGCAACATACTTCTGGTAATTATGAAGTACCCTGGGTAGCGTGGACGAGTAAACATTCTATGGTCTTTGCTTCTACGGAAGTGGATCCCGGTGAACGTCATATTTATACCCTTAACACCACGAATAATAACACTTTAAAACTGACCAGTAAGGCTGGCTACCGACAAGGGTTTGAACTAAGCAACGACAAACAGCACCTTGTCTATGAATACAGCTATTTTAATGAGCCCTTTGAACTCTACGCGCTGGATCTCCAAGATCCCGGAAAAGAAGTACGGCTTACTCAAACTATTCCCGAACGTTTTACCAATATTGATTGGCAAAAAGAGGATTATATCCGCTTTACCGGGCGCGATGGAGAAACAAAACTTTCTATGTCAGTACTGGAACCTCACAATATGGAGGAGGACAAAACGTATCCTGTAGCTGTGTTTGTGCATGGTGCCGGTTCGTTACAAAATGTGTATAAGGGATGGTCGGACCATTACTACCGCGAATACATGTTCCATCAGTACCTCAATGCGCATGGCTATTATGTTATTGAAGTGGACTATCGGCACAGTACCGGCTATGGCCGCGAATTCCGCGAAGATGTAACAAACTGGATGGGTAAATATGAGACGCAGGATATTATTGACGGTATTAACTATCTGGCTGAAAACTATACCAAAGCAGATACCAGCAACGTAGGCATTTACGGTGGCAGCTACGGTGGATTTATGTCACTTTATGCCACCAGTGTAGCCCCAAAATATTTTGATGCCGCTGCG from Fodinibius salinus carries:
- the secA gene encoding preprotein translocase subunit SecA, which codes for MFENLGDTVSNVLTSIFGSKSERDLKKIWPMVEEVNEHYEGLEELSDDELKQKTQDFRDKISSATEEVEEEINSIKQRLNGGEQLSVDERAQLAEELEELEEEQTDIIEDTLMEIMPEAFAVMKDTCRRFLGEKWMVGGSMNEWGMVPYDVQIAGAIAMHQGKIAEMKTGEGKTLAAIMPAYLNALSGRGVHIVTVNNYLAKRDAEWNEPLFNFHGLEVDCVDLYEPNSEQRRQAYRADITYGTNNEFGFDYLRDNMVSNSDQLVQRDHNFAIIDEIDSILIDEARTPLIISGPVPEDNRSEKYEELKPRVKSLVSAQKKLVASFVKEGQQLLDEGKEEEAGLALYRAQRGFPKNKKFRKMMQIPKNQKLVQETESFYLQDNARRLPEVDQALYYSVDMKKNSIEMTEKGQEFLLEEDEDEEFFVIPDLGTETTQIEEEIDALREEKIQEIKENDEFSEEYKEEKIAEAKQEVEQERERRFNELHRLFAERSDRLHTINQLLKAYTLFEREEEYIVQEGKVQIVDEHTGRVLSGRRYSDGLHQAIEAKENVTVEASTQTYATITLQNYFRMYNKLSGMTGTAATEEGEFNEIYDLDVVIIPTNEPVIRDDKEDLVFRTKREKYNAVIQKIDEYHEKGQPVLVGTTSVDVSETISRMLKKENIPHNVLNAKHHAKESDIVESAGQPGAITVATNMAGRGTDIKLAPGVKEKGGLAILGTARHESRRIDLQLRGRAGRQGDPGESQFYVSLEDDLMQLFGSDRVANVMDRLNFEEGEVITHSWITKSLERAQSKVEQNNFSIRKKQLEYDDVLNNQREVIYKRRKHALSGEQLRSDIYDMLEELVANVVNEHYPQGELEELKNTILRLLAVDIKLDRDEMGQMGPDVLIDHIIERAYEAYEQKEEMISEPLHEVIKNIEDSDADNKPDKVQVIFTDGIRRMRVVVDVESALENEGHEVARALERTAVLSTIDSKWMDHLRELDAVKEGIGLRAYGKKDPLLEYKREAFEMFKQLLDEINQEAISLIWKAIPEMQADQKKMQQAPEERAKVDMNRAETKHSDATNMGFKSGAKQQQNGSDGSEQQRSDQKPQPVTVEEEPGRNDYVKIQEMSSGDVIDIKWKKAKRMIEEDGWVLIEK
- the rnpA gene encoding ribonuclease P protein component, whose product is MRKGRSNASSSHDDYSLPRAKILRGRKNFSRLFQRDACVIRETRVDLRFQIVDNTSFGCQMGFIVKKSLGKATKRNRMRRLLKEAYRHHQHKLTGVLNELQVTLHGAFMAKSVGVSYEDVEQDVVMLIEHLCNKDPISGDSKS
- the yidD gene encoding membrane protein insertion efficiency factor YidD gives rise to the protein MKYLFIGLIRLYQNIISPWMPSSCRYHPTCSQYSIEAFRKHGAFKGFWLTVKRISRCHPWSDGGHDPVPEQHSNPKI
- the yidC gene encoding membrane protein insertase YidC — translated: MDRNTVTGLVLIFIVMIAWAYFSMPSQEELKQRKEQARQDSIAAAQADTQQTPVQPENSDTQDVTASQEVSSESPAETTQSEEGQEQMGMFSTASVADTTETIVKTPLYRATFTNLGAGPSQIVLKDYETWDHKPVHMIKGMSRSAYSMGFLTDENYNVETDKLVFKPLTNADSINITKNDTTQLKYALNISDNKRVVYTYTFSGSSHEIGLDISFEGLERNIIGGEVDFGWTAPLNFTEKNPATTEARYAAAYVYTGGEMERLKVSEAGSNEQDYNGSISWVSTRTKFFTQIIKTSNTTQGALLTGEQTGPADDSLTNHRYTSYISSNISQRGNISFQLFAGPMSYDALHAYDSQAYGMVDTGYSWLSWMSDPIVEYIIIPYFGLVDGYMGMGFAIILFAILVKMILYPLTKKSYRSMAAMKELQPKMEEIKEKYEDDPEKQQKETMKLYKEEGVNPLGGCLPNLLQLPILITLWRFFQNSILIRQQEFLWASDLSAPDYILSLPFDVPFLGDHLAGFVLLMTAAMMAQSQLTGGMGPGGGGGGGAGPNMKALQYVFPFMLLFIFNNFAAGLSLYYLIYNVVSIGQQLIIYRQMDKEKEAAAA
- a CDS encoding S9 family peptidase is translated as MMKKLINICLLLLFIPGLAHAQSGLDTLSLESIFYEPLLAGNRPDLTTFSPDGSKIYYQANDSAMTKEELFQVGLNGKNRKPAPKGVKNRFTVSPNGQKLLYNDRGDIWMANLNFENKQQLTKSKVPEYNATWSPDGKRIAYVQEGDVWILDIKGSGLTQVTSKKEDQTGYSIADWAGDDKIILSQYDTSEYEEYYFPEYVNHYVKTGATRRGIARQIYSVAYLDSSKVEQVYEHKGYTSSSISADGQYLALDIMGPPMKKRDIKVYDMETSKWTTVFEDSTDGWLYGTEMEFAPKGQKLMFQSERDGWNHIYTINPDGSEMKQHTSGNYEVPWVAWTSKHSMVFASTEVDPGERHIYTLNTTNNNTLKLTSKAGYRQGFELSNDKQHLVYEYSYFNEPFELYALDLQDPGKEVRLTQTIPERFTNIDWQKEDYIRFTGRDGETKLSMSVLEPHNMEEDKTYPVAVFVHGAGSLQNVYKGWSDHYYREYMFHQYLNAHGYYVIEVDYRHSTGYGREFREDVTNWMGKYETQDIIDGINYLAENYTKADTSNVGIYGGSYGGFMSLYATSVAPKYFDAAAALRAVTNWDNYYHTNPWYTLPRLGKPKADSANYAQSSPITYVDQLEQPVLILHGLIDNNVGFQDAAQYIEKLIQAEDKEFEMMMYPSERHSFTDPDAWYDEYSRIFEFFNKHLKETDANQ
- the ppgK gene encoding polyphosphate--glucose phosphotransferase; protein product: MEVLGIDIDSSGIKGGIVDTQEGEIISDRQQTPPLEDTTPHKVLAQIHQLVKNNFDWEGPVGCSLPAPVRNGIVLSAQRIDNSWVDANAEQLFSDITDNPVVVVNNTDAMGLAEMYFGAGQNQRGLTIVLTVGSYIGSSLFLDNKLIPNTELGYMEIDNKTAETHASNKSRKEEGLRKKSWAKRIENVLKHFETIFHPNLFILGGELGQKTEKVFPFIKITTSFKAADFQEDAAIVGAAMVAADHKDKVFFR
- the rpmH gene encoding 50S ribosomal protein L34 yields the protein MKRTYQPSNKKRKKKHGFRKRKSSKNGKKVLKKRRKKGRHNLTVSNEKGPK
- the mtgA gene encoding monofunctional biosynthetic peptidoglycan transglycosylase — its product is MSNLDKLNRISGLPPEETIFLSKSSVMYYAAAFLGGICTSIATYLLIAIILFRWVAPPTTSFMLQRQFEAQQNNQSLEQQYDWQNWEAIAPEIKMAAITSEDQRFAKHWGIDFNSIQKAINEYERGEDLRGASTITQQVAKNLFLWPSQSYLRKGIEANIALFIELLWSKKRILEVYLNIVEFGDGIYGVQAAAERYFNTTAADLSAWQSAMMVTALPAPKRYNLANPSQYMLERRSWILRYMHLLGTQQYLDKLK